CAGAGCTGGTGATCCATATATTTTCCAGTCTACTGATCAGCTTTTAGCCgagggaggtgaggggagtaaaaaaaaaaaaagaggagggccACTCATTTAAATGCACTGCCCCTCGCCAGTCCCTTGGGGAGAAGTCCTGGTAATTAACTCTAATGTGATTAAAGTAAGTTGGAACTCTTCATTTTCCCAGCACTGTAAAAGTAAATCTGCGATAACCAGCGTGTGCGCATTATATCAAAGTCAGTCTCTTTTCCTGTAACGTGACGGCTGCCTCACTCCCACTCTGGcccaggctggagaggggaggaggagggccgACTGGCTCTTACCTGCGCTTTGCTCCATCACTTCTTTCTGACACATGTCCTGAACGTTCACGGTGCAATTCACGATGAACTCGGGGGAGGAGCAGTCGTTATTCAGCTGGAATTCTTCACACTGGTAACACTGGATTTGCAACGCAAAGCCTGCGGGACAGATGCAGACGCGTTCAGACCCAGCCCCACAGAGACCACCGCGGAAACCACCAACCTCCCCCCACGCCCAGCCCCGGCTCCCGCACTCCTGGGTCTCCCCAGCTTATGCCCGTAGGGGGCGGCGCGGCCACCCAGGGTCCTGCAGCATAGCATGATAAAGTGGAATTTTGCCCGCGACCCCTGGACCCCCGCTCCAGAAACACAGAGCCCATCCAACACCTAACCTGGCCATTTCCCGCGGAAGCTGAAAGGAGGGGTTTGCAATCCGAGAGCGCAGTAGCTCCAGAGACATGCGTCAGCTCCAGTCTACGCCAAAGGATTTGCCTAATTGTTAATTGGTTACAAATGACTTAATTACTATTTTGGCACCATTCGCGACTGCACTCGCAAACGcctatttagttttataatttttgaagtcAGCATTCCTATGCTGTGACTCTGAGGCTCCCTACGCGGGATGCCCGGGAGGAAGCGCCGGACGTCGGTGCCGCTGCACCCAGAGTCTTCCGGCCTTTTTTCGGGACAGTTCCCGCAGCAGCTGGGGTAGCTGCGGCCTGTGGGAAGGGAcatgtgtgggtctgtgtgtgtgtgtgtttgtgtaagtGCGCGCGCATCCCCGGCCGCGACACAacagcccttccctcctggctTTCAGGACTCCGTTTGGCTAGGGTTCCCGGTCGGGGTCCCAGCTCTGCGGAGCTTCGGTCGGAGCCGGTCTCCTATTAGAGGCAAGGATCGAGACATTTTTGCACCTCTCCCCGCTCCAGCCTAAACGCTCCGCTCGGATCTACAATCTCCAATCTAGACCTAATTCCCGGGCTTCCGGACAGACAAGCCCCGGACTCGGCGCAACTCTCCTTCCAGCCCCACAGCGATCGCGCTCCGAGCGCAGCAACCCAGCCCCGGAGCGCCCCGGCCACAGACTGCCCAGCGTGTCGCTCACCTGTCGGCGGCACCACTTCCACGGGGTGCCAGACACGCCCGTCAACTTGGTGGGTTCCCGGGCTGTAGAATCCCGTTCCCTCGCCACGGCCCATCACGGCTcggaccctccctcctccccagcccagcttctTCTCCCGACCGCGCAGCCCGAGTATCTGCACCGGTCCGCCGCTCCCGCCTCTCCTCCTGCAGCGCGAGACTTGCAGACTTTCCCAACAGCGCCTCAGGGGACCAGTCGCCACCACCAAACTCCCGCTGGGGAACCCCTGCGTGGCATTCGCCGGGAGGTGGGCGCCCAGGTTGGATAAAGGGACCGGCGGGTAGATAGGGTGCGCGTATCTGGCCGGACGCCTGGTCTCTTCATCTTCTTACCTTGAAGCAAGAACAATCCGCAAAAAGTTGCTGCGATGCCGAGGACCCACATCCTCCTGGAGCCGCGGGGCCGGGAGCGGGCAAGCGCATCAGAAGCAGCGACCGCGGCCGAGGCTGTCCGGGCCGCAGCGGCTGTGGCTGCGGAGGATGCTGGGGCCCGCGCTGCTGCCGCCGAGGCGATTGCCGCCTCCAAGAGGAGCCGCAGGTGCCGCCGGCGGCGCCCGCATCGCCCGCGCCGGTGCTCCCGGCTGCGGGTCGCCGCTCTTCTGGCTCACGCTCCCGGGAGAGAAGTAATGCGTCTTCGGAGTTGGCGGCGGAGACTGAAGGAACTACTGGCGAGCCGGAGCACCCAAAAAAGTCTcgcctcttctccccacctcccactccaggCACCACGTGACGGCTGccgagttggggtgggggaggcgagCGGGGAAGGCTGGGACCGTCTTTCCACGTCCCCACCCCCTTCAGATAGCCCTCCTCTGCCGCCTCCGCAAGTCTCCGCGTGTGGGACGCCTGGCAGGGAAAGAGAGAGTAGTTTTCCGAGGCTGGAGACCAGGGAAAACGTGAGGAGGGCGCAGCAGGTGCCGCGGGACCTGGAAGGTGAGGTCGGAAGGCTGCCGCCCCAAAGGCCCTCTGCTCGCACGGACGCACGCCCTCGGTCCTCTTGGCCCCCGGGGGCCGGTCGGTTCCCCGGCAGCTGGGTCCCGCCCACCCCCGCGGGGGCTGCTGGGCAGCGGGAGCCGGGAGTTGGCGGCTGACAAGAGGGGAGCGTGCTCTCGTGCGTCTGGTAAACTTGCACACCTGCAGGCTCTCTAGGGTGTCCCGCGCAGCTGCGCTTTCTCTTCTTTCGAGAAGCCTCTCGGTCGTTAGGTCGTTACCCGGATTGGTTTCAGCTGCGGTGGAGTGGGCGGGGTGTGGTGGGGACCTTGCCCAGCTCGGCGCGTTGACTCGGGGCAACCGTCGGTTCATCCGCCGTGCGCACCGCTGGAGGATGCTGTGACACTGCCCTGGTACCCTAGCCTAGGAGAAGACAGCCGTGATGAGCTCCCACTAGAAAGCAAATCAGGGTGAAGACGGGAGTTGCTCTCCTCCGTCCCCTTCCTCCAAAAGGCCAGGCAGCCTCCTCCGGCTCTATTCACAGCCACGGGTTATTAGCTATGCTCCCGCGTCCTCCCGTGTACCGCGCCTTCTCAGCCCAGGACTCGCTTGCTGGCTGAccgccccaccccccgccccgctcTTGTCCAAGCGACCCACCTTGAGTACTTCCGCGGACGCCACCGTGCTACGTTTGCGTTTCTGGCCGCAGAGCCCTGCAGCAGGTGGTACGGGAGCCCGCTGGCCCGCGCGGAGCGCCTCGGAGTCCCCGCCCCCAATCCCGCACGtacccactcccttccccccaaacccCAGGGGGTATCCATTTCTGTGGAAAAGGCTTCAAAAGCTTTGCCCCTCTTCACCCTCTTCTCCTCCGGCCCCCTCTTGGAGGAAGCTCTCTTAGGCCGGGACGCTGATCATTTATTTCCCCAGCCAGCAGAGCAGGGCCGGAAATGGGCTTAAATGACTTTCTTGTAATTCCTCGGGAGAGATCGTTCACCTTCTGCCTCCGGCTTCTCTCCCTTTGCCCCCCTCCTTCTCTCATTTCTAGTTGGTTAACCCCTCAGGGAGACGAAAATGCTTTGACCATTACTCCCCAGTCTTCAGACGCGGATCTTACAATTGGCTGAATTGCTATTTCTGGAGCAACAGGGCCGGtttgtttattagtttgtttATTCCTTAGGGGAATTCGTCTTTGAAGCCCGTGTGAGATTCAAATAACTAATTGGGCCAAAGGGTCCTTGAACAGGTTCTTTTAAGTTTTCAGAGGGTGCGACTGattgatataaattttattcagaaatgaaacaaaagaatctTAAATCTGAAAGACAATGACACAATTTTCATTTAAGACaacaaaattcaaatataacAAATTGCACAAATTAACCAAATAACACTGATCATACAATACTCTTTAAAGAAACAAGTGTGTAACTAAAGTAACCATATAGAtcctaaaaatatttctgttatgCCTAGTTTACAAGCTCCTGTACAAAAGCCATTATAAATAGTGCacatctagaaaaaaatacatggtaacctttaaaatagaatttatccTTACATATAAACAGATTTTGTAgaaaaaaggatattaaaaagtaagaatttttcaTAGcacccttttaaattttttacaaagTGAACATCGCAAATAggaatttgctttcatttctagaTTGCCCAGATTTTAATAAAAAGCgcaagaagataaaaattaacaaataatgtTGAGAATTACAGAGATACACTAAGTAGAAGATGTAAGGAAATGTTTGGAGGGAAAACAATTACAGCATTTCTGATACACATTGCTTCTGATCAGTGTCACACTTCAGTacctttatagttttcagtaaaagaattacatttattattaGAATCTGAATCTCTCTGGCAACAACTTTGAAATTGCACTAGAATTAGTTTCTATCAGACTGAGATTGTAAGATGGAGACTGTACAGAGAGTGCTCTGGTTTTCCAGCCGGCCCTGTTTTCAGTTCACGGAGTGTACCCACAAACAATTTGAGGACTGGGACAATGACCTGAACCAAAACTTgagttggaatttttaaaaaatatattatcatcAACTTCTAAGACTTAGTACATCATTTCAAGAACATGGCACTGATtcaatttattgctttttttttttttttgcaacaaatataatttcttttccccccaaatttacaACTTCTGTACACGTATTCCTAAAAAAGTGCAAAATTAAGACTTCTGTATCGTGGGTGTGTTTACTTTTACTCCTCACAGAACACAACAGATAGGGTGTCTTTAGTGCCCTGTCATAGAAGCAGGCACCAGTGGCTGCTCGCTGTGGCTGACAGCGTGGGCTCTGGTACTGCAGTCGTTTACTGTTGTCATCTctacctgcccccctccccacccccgtttCTTAAGTGCTCCATTTCCAGCTcactaagggaagaaaaaagtccTTTATACATCATTTGAACCCTGACTTGCACAGGAAGAGAAGCTATCATATAAAGAATCACTCAAAGATTCCAAATTGTCTACCCCAGGCCTATCGGAGCTACTCAAAGAagcctcttcatttttttctttttcttccttttgtccttCAACCTTGCTCAGAGAGTTCTTCTCTTTTTGTAATAAAATCACAGTATTGCtgttatatttattgaaagactCCAGGGAAATTTTACATAATCTAGTCTTGGGATCTTCTCTGGTTTCTTCAGCTTGTTTCAATTTCTgcaataaaaagaggaaaatatgagaaacatatttctttggaaaaatcaaatTATTCTATCTAATATTCAATTATTGTCTGTCTAAAGTATAATTTAAAGGGATAGCGAGAACCTACAAGTCCTTAACAATCCTCTAGTataatttaatgtaataaaaaagcCAATTTTAGGGATAAATCAAAGACTTTAATCATTTTACTGAGATAAATAGGCCTCAAATTGCAAATCAGTTAAGTGccacttaatttcattttaaatggatccttttgaaatttgttaaggTAAAgtgccttatttttcttaaagtttcaaactcctttcttttcttactaaATATTTTAGTTGTTTTGTTCTAAATATGGATAGGGATTGAATTTCAGCCAGAAATGACAGTTCTATGATTTACAAAAAGGCATATGATCCCTTAAATGGCCATTAAATTTAAGTACAGGTTGAACTTGTCAGAAGCACTGTCATGTGTGTATTTTGTCCCTCTACAAGTCTGAAATGCTATTTGAAAGGGATCCCAGGGCTGTGACTGCAGATTCTTGAAGGCCCAGGGGCTTAAAAATCATAGTAACAGATCCGCACCTCAGTGGCCTCTCTCCCCAGGTGGTTCCAGTAATACCAGTTGAAACAGGGATATTTATAGGCTGTGACTGGTATTCTCTAGGATTTTGTAAAACACGGCAGTCATGGTTGATAACTGTAGCAGGTAAACTCTGTAAACAGGAATATAGTCAGTTGTTCAGGGAGCTCCTAAGATTTGaggtgagggggagagggaggcttaGAGGCAAAAGCCAACAAGTGTGGAGGTCTTAAAGCCACTGCCACACGCTctcatcttcttttcctcttttaggCAAAAATTCTGTCCAAACACAAGGAAGAAGTAGGGACAGGGCCTTAGAGATGGTAACAGTAGCTATCACTCATTAAGCATCTACCATGTAAAAAACACTGAATGTATTTTACCTGTAAGCCTTTGCACAAACCTGCAAGTTACatgtccccattttaaagagaaggaaagcaaGGCTCAGAGTGACAGGGTTATTTTCCCAAGGTCGCCCAGCAAGTGATGGAGAACAGGCTTTGAATTCCTGTCTGGCTGCCTTCCATGCTCTTGTTTCTACTAAACCATGCTCTTATGTAATCAAGGACAagattctctgtattttttcttccattttgccACCCAAATATTCCAAACCATCTCTGTTTCTATTGCTACTGTCCAAGGCCATAACATAGGCAATTCtatcccccctccccaccattgCCACAATAGATGTCAAAGGTACAAAGAGGAAACTGTTTTCGGATCTGGAGGAAAAACAGACATAGCCCACAGTCTGAATTCTCACATgctaaatatttaatagaaacagaaaagaaagatacagaagTGGATGGCTCCAGTGTCCCAAGAGCAGGCTCagagtttttctctctctgctatGGGAAAAGGCTTAATTCTATGGGAATATTGGAAACTCATCCTTGAAGTGGTGCTTCTTTCATTATATTATTAACGCACAGGAACATGACTCATGGAGCTAATTTTCAATTTGAAATGGCTACTTGGAAACCAGAGATGGGCTGAGGAACAGGTTCCTAGGAGATTACAGAAAAGCGGCTCTGTAGTTAGGAATACCTCTTGCAAGAGCCCCTTTTCATGCCAAGCCAAtttaaagcatttctttaaaatgaactgTAAAGTACAGTGCAAAAACTACATGGAGGGAGTAGGAAAGCTTTGATTGTACCAAATGTAGGTAAATAGAGGCCATTCAATGTCATTTCCTCCTCACCTatcttctccctttttctttattcaaGAACCACAGTCACTTTTTTGGCCTATTTCTGGTTAGTGTGGATCTcaaattcattcaataaacacttaACTAGAGAAGCTACCAAGAGGCAGATGGAAGGTTCTGGTGCTGAGGATACACAGCTGAGTAAAACTGTGTCCTGTAGAGGGCGGAgtgaggcctgggaggcaggccgACCTGGGCTTGAATCTCAGAGTCCTTTCACTGGCGGTATCAGTGCCCATGAGCAAGCATCCTCCTCAGGTAGAATGGTGGTAAGACACACCTTTATTTCAGGTTGATGTAAGTATTACAAACAAAACACTTGAAGACCCTGACATGCAGTAGGAGGCGCTCCATCCATGGTgcgataaataaataattgtaagaTAAATGTAAGATTGCATTCTTATTCTAGATCAGTGGGTCTTCAACTGTGCTCGCCAGACACTTGGAGTGTCAGCATCACGtggagcttgttggaaatgcaaattcttgagaCCCACCCAGAGTGACCACATCAGAAATGCCGAGTTGCAGCAATCGTGCTTAACAAGGTTGCCGGGCGATTCTGATACATGCTAACTAGCACTTGAGACTCACTGGTCTAGAAGAGCTTGTAGTCTtggagggaagccaggcaggTGAAAAGTGTAACTCAGTGTATTAAGGCAGCGATGGGGAAAGGGTTACTTATCATTCAAACACCCACTGTCTATGGGACAAAAACAGTGCatcttgttttctgtgtgtttcatgCTTGTAGGTTTGGTTCTTCAATTAATTATGACAAAGGCCTACACTGGCTGGGGAGGTGATGGAAATGAAGGAATGGCCCAGTCCAAGAAAAATCAGATGGCctcctcatttttccttttattttcacagttttgaTGAGAGGTGGGTAGTGAAATATTTCTTGACCGTGAGACCAACATCACGGTAAGAGTGACAGTGAGGGCACACTGTCATTCAGCCTCAGTGTTGGGGAGATGTAGGCAGTGGTGAGGACTGTTGTCAGCTCAAGAATATGTGCCTTGTTTAAAGGCAGGAGCAGCTACTTAAATTTAGCGTATTGCTGCTGTGCAGAAACATGGGTTCAGATCTTTGATTTTTTAAGGTAAGGCCATAAATCTAGAACAATATTTGCTTATATCTAAAATCCTCTAATTTTAATGATTtgcttattttaagaataaaccaaaataataaccaaaaagccCCACTGTGTATGTCAAACAGCAATCGTTGCATTGTTTGAACTTCTAAGCTAGAGATCATGTTTTACACTTCTTAAAAAATCTCCTAACTGACCTCCTTATTCCCCTTCTCCCACCAGCTTACCCTCTAAAAACCTAGCCCGATGCTGATCATCAGTAGATTCTCGATGGAGACATAATGACAGATTCAACTTTTGTCTAGCACTGGCGGAGTCTCAACTGTTGGCTTGGGTTTCTCCAGTGGTCCTGCCAGCTAAGAATAAAAGCATGAAATGTAGCTTACTTTCCTGCCTCAAGTTAGAAGCCTATGGAATTAGCCTCAATTTTGTCTTGTCAGATCTCAGGTATTCTTAAAATGTTGAAGTCACATAacatttaaattgaaaacatAAGGAGGGACCGAGGTCACACAGGAATGTGCTAACGATGGCTCTGCCGGACAGTAACAGCACAGTGCACATTAGTTTGCAGCAAATGTATGTGAAGATGCTTTGAAAACTAATCACGGTAATAACAGTTAGCATTTAATTGAGTGCCTGTTCTGCACAGACACTCAGCTAAGCACGCTGCGTGGATTATCTGTTTTCATCCTCACATCAGTTCTATGGGGTAGGTGtcattatcatctccatttacAAGAAATCGAGGCTGGAGGGAGTTAGGCAACTTAAGGTCATAGAGCTGTGCGGGGTGGAGTCTGGGTTTGGACCCAAGCAGTCTGCTTGCAGAGCCCAAGCTCTTCTATCCTGGAAATGAGTTTTACAAAGCAGCCGATATTATCTTTAAGGGGAGCATCTGACATAAAAATCATGGAGTGACAACAATAACAGTAATGATAACAAAGCCAGTAAAGATAAGTGATGAAGACTGTGTGGGTTCCATAAAACATCTCCTTCACAGAGTGTGCTTCATCCGAATCATGATAAAATGAATAACTATATTTGCTACCTATAGGTGGCAACAGTTGTACAGTTCACTTTTTGGTGGGGCCTTTGATTGTGCTTGGGAACAACAGTAGGGCTAAAAAGGGTGAGAAtgcattttgaagtttaaaataaatagctttgCTTATTCTCAAACATTCTCCTGTCTTTAGTGTAATGACATTATTAATGAGAATTTAAGCAAGAAGCAGATAGTGACATATTGCCCAGAAATCCCTTGATAATTATACATTAACTAATTCCTTGAAGTCAAacaatgaatcaatcaatcaaagcACTCTACTATATGAATAATGTGTGGTCTTCATTCTCTGAGAGTTTCACAGAAGAGGGGGCTCTTGGAATGATTTTGAAGGGTGAATAGTATTAAGACATTTAGTAAGTAAGAAGGAGGGCATTCCAAGAAATTTCCATTTAATGATCTCCTACTGCTTCTGTGGGCCATTCTATAGTCTATTTCAGGTCTATCTCTCACCCTTTTAGACTCTGTAACAGACAGATTCACtgtagaaacagaaacacagagataTGCCTACCCCAGGGGGTTCTAGGAATTCCAGCGCAGATTCAGGAAAGTATCAGCCAAGTAACCTGGGTTACAAACAACGAAtagtttttatttccaaagagCTTTGCCCATCTATGATCTCACTTTGCTCTTGTATCAGCCTGGAAGGTGAGGAAGGCTGATGTCAGCTATACTTTACCTGGGGGTATTTACAGAATCTGGGGTTCACACAAATTCAAATTCAGGTGAAACTAGACCTGGAAACTTAGTTTCCTGATTTTCAACACGAAAACACATACCATTTTTTCCAACAATGTCAATGTCAACAAAGTCAACAATAATCATGAAGTAGAGATGCTGTCTAGACCAATAACCTGAACACCAGGAAGGATAAACCAGAAGGTGATATGTGCCCTTAACCATAAGGAAAAGATGGAGAGACTATGTCAGGTAATCCAGAAAGCTCAAGtgataaagctgaaaaaaatacatgcatgatGATATCAGCTTCAGAGAGACACATGTACAGCCAGATGCTCCTGCCCAGAGCAGGGGAGAGACAAGGAGCGAATTCATGATACAGCACAGGGGATTAGTGTTCTCTGATGAAGGctagttttttcttatttcatgtaAGTTTCCATCAGTTGATTATATCTTGAAGATATTGGTTAGTATGTCTACTGTAAAATGGCAGGAGGAGATTCAGATCTCCTTTGGATTTCAAATGCAGCATCGTTTCTCAGCTGGGCACTAAGATTTACAAAGAGGACTAGAGCTCTTAGCACAAATTAATGTAAACAGTAACTTCATCCAACACAATCTCTTAGTTCTCTATTGCTATAATGACTCACTGCCAATCAGCTCAACAAGACGTGTGGTAGGAAAATGACAGCTAGGTTGATAGAGTGTTTTTACTATGTGTCGGGTACTGGGTGGGATGCAGTGCATGGATCACCTCATTTGATCCTTACACCGACCCTGTGGGACAGTAATATTTTTGTCCCCATTTATACCAATGGGAAGACAGAGAGTAGAGAGGTTTAAACATCAAGGCCACACACACACGACTACTAAATTAGGGCATCAGGACTCAAGCAGAAGCAGCCAGACCACCGAACTTTGGGTTTTAATCACCGCGCACAAGACCAGGTATTTGGAAACCTGTGTTCAGTTCCTGGCATTGTGCTAACTATCTGTGTGTGACccctctgaaccttagtttctttttgctaagggtgttttggttttttttttccaagcatcTTCGCACTCGATAAAGCTCCATGACTCTACAATATTCTTAACTTTGTGCCTTCTATGCATTTATCATTGGACATTCAGGTGATACAACAAATAATTCTCTTTCCCAACATAGTTCTGAATGaattagagaataaaataaaagaaaaaggctgaTGGGAGGTTAAAATATCAGCTTGACTATTGAGAAGGCTTATATGGAACATAAGGTTTCTATCTGCAAAGAAGTGTTTCTTCCCAGCGGTCCTAGAAGCAGACAGGCTTCTAACTGGCAGTCCTGGGCTGGGGACAAGTGTCCTCTCATAAAGCCCGCAGTGTGAAGGGGCACAACAGAGTGGGTATTTCTtacaggcagcctgactccacaGAGAGCGTGGGGAGAGCGGGAGGTAGGCCTAAGcttcccctgctcccttcctaAACTTGCTATTTAAACAAGCCACCCCTCCTTCACCTGAGAAGGGAATGAGGTGGTTCAGAGATGCCAGCAG
The genomic region above belongs to Camelus ferus isolate YT-003-E chromosome 5, BCGSAC_Cfer_1.0, whole genome shotgun sequence and contains:
- the LYPD1 gene encoding ly6/PLAUR domain-containing protein 1 isoform X2, translated to MRAPPAAPAAPLGGGNRLGGSSAATFCGLFLLQGFALQIQCYQCEEFQLNNDCSSPEFIVNCTVNVQDMCQKEVMEQSAGIMYRKSCASSAACLIASAGYQSFCSPGKLNSVCISCCNTPLCNGPRPKKRSSSASALRPGLPSTILLLMLALFLAHC